Proteins found in one Plasmodium coatneyi strain Hackeri chromosome 10, complete sequence genomic segment:
- a CDS encoding Minichromosome maintenance protein 3, with protein MDRMSLENNSTPMARSEYHTMNSELNYTLMDSSINHSSILDSSMRIEKDNRERRLQRLNENIISEYESGRQSVVFTQQKYKQLLDGFLLFVQTNKYIHQKITELRAEATDEYNRMQDKNIPNIIIHQRLICNINNFQTGNEEFELLARCLIKEPYLALPAYQAAIKELWKSHDSKIDIDPPKIGICGWLGRHHVTPRGLQSSMINKLVAVEGVVNKCSTVQPKLVQSVYIGEAVHDINADIRSEEKTVHLRPHYDITDFDKTAKDSGRPPVSDPEGKIMHRHEIGLCKYKNHQKFVIQETPEDAPTGQMPRWVEVIVEDDLCDIVKCGDRVRVWGVYRASCGQANSTNSGLGRSFLIANNVLVKNKETYDTNLFISEADKKNFHAFAKKENTIDVLGHSFAPSICGQDIVKKGIVLMLAGGTERALPSHHIRGDIHIMLVGDPSCGKSQLLRYVMSIMPGTVSATGRGSSGVGLTAAIVTDQDTGERVVEGGAMVMGDRRVVCIDEFDKMQHTDRVAIHEVMEQQTVTVAKAGIHTTLNARCTVLAAANPLYGCWNDTLDMGQQLQFEPSLLSRFDLIFLVRDSATEQDDERIADSVLRNVTEKAKPIMSENRNNHKNFVIQADSYDINPKAQHISVYNEREVNKNNDNNEENEEYETPIFANRDEMIYYDKNGIEHEILTVPFFKKYLHYVKNIFYQEKQRTDGWKPYPEVSDEACEVITELYADLREKAAKYSHNKIIQGVTPRTLEAIIRIASSHAKLKLNRYVTSVDVNYAKKLLMYTLFGEEINDLEEEEQDDEEEEEEEMADDDEEEESEVDDDDDDEEVIKLFKKGNKSAKKKATKKRKGKNNETANKKKKRKGATKDNDGETFMIDDAQKTAEKSAPLDIKEIERLIVENVTLNDPGDGLRDEELLDLIILGNKHKMPQLAKLDIGTLRKIINSLNEMDGAPIYYVKKDKIVYKC; from the exons ATGGATCGAATGAGCCTAGAAAATAACAGTACGCCGATGGCGAGGTCGGAATACCATACGATGAACTCTGAGCTGAACTACACGTTGATGGACTCGTCCATAAACCACTCGTCAATTCTGGACAGTTCGATGCGTATTGAAAAAGACAACAGAGAAAGAAGATTACAAAggttaaatgaaaatatcaTAAGTGAGTACGAATCGGGTAGACAAAGTGTAGTTTTCACACAGCAGAAGTATAAGCAGCTGCTGGATGgattccttttatttgttcagaCAAATAAATACATCCATCAGAAGATAACGGAACTGAGAGCAGAAGCAACGGACGAGTATAACAGAATGCAGGATAAGAACATCCCCAACATAATTATCCACCAAAGGTTAATTTGTAAcattaacaattttcaaaCGGGCAATGAAGAATTTGAATTGCTTGCCAGGTGTTTAATAAAGGAACCTTATTTGGCTCTTCCAGCGTACCAGGCAGCTATAAAAGAGTTGTGGAAATCGCACGATAGCAAAATAGATATTGATCCCCCCAAAATTGGCATTTGCGGTTGGCTAGGTAGACACCATGTAACACCAAGAGGGTTGCAAAGCTCAATGATTAACAAACTAGTGGCAGTAGAAGGAGTGGTTAACAAATGTTCCACTGTCCAACCGAAACTGGTACAGTCTGTATACATAGGAGAAGCAGTACATGACATAAATGCAGATATACGCagcgaagaaaaaactgtCCATTTGAGACCCCATTATGACATTACCGATTTTGATAAAACAGCCAAAGATTCTGGAAGACCACCTGTTTCAGATCCTGAGGGGAAAATTATGCATAGACATGAAATAGGATTgtgcaaatataaaaatcACCAAAAATTTGTCATCCAAGAAACGCCCGAAGATGCTCCAACAGGACAGATGCCCAGATGGGTAGAAGTAATCGTGGAAGACGATCTATGTGATATTGTCAAGTGTGGAGATAGAGTAAGAGTTTGGGGGGTCTATCGAGCTAGCTGTGGACAAGCCAACAGTACCAATAGTGGATTAGGAAGATCCTTTCTAATTGCAAACAATGTGCTGgtcaaaaataaagaaacgTATGATAccaatttgttcatatcAGAAgcggataaaaaaaatttccacgcttttgcaaagaaggaaaatacaaTAGATGTACTGGGACATTCGTTCGCCCCATCTATATGTGGTCAAGACATTGTAAAGAAAGGGATTGTTTTAATGTTAGCAGGTGGAACAGAGCGTGCATTACCATCTCATCACATCAGAGGAGACATACACATTATGCTGGTGGGTGATCCAAGTTGTGGAAAATCACAGCTATTACGCTACGTTATGAGTATCATGCCAGGAACCGTTTCGGCCACAGGGAGGGGATCATCAGGAGTTGGATTAACAGCTGCCATCGTTACGGATCAAGATACAGGCGAAAGAGTAGTCGAAGGAGGTGCTATGGTCATGGGGGACAGAAGAGTTGTCTGTATTGACGAATTTGATAAAATGCAACACACAGATAGAGTAGCAATTCACGAAGTTATGGAACAGCAAACGGTCACCGTTGCGAAAGCAGGAATTCATACCACACTGAATGCACGATGTACAGTATTAGCAGCTGCCAATCCGTTGTATGGATGCTGGAATGATACACTGGACATGGGTCAACAGCTACAATTTGAACCATCCCTACTGTCCCGTTTTGACCTCATATTTCTAGTAAGAGACAGTGCAACTGAGCAAGACGATGAGCGAATTGCAGATTCGGTTTTGCGAAATGTCACAGAAAAGGCAAAACCAATTATGAGCGAAAACAGAAATAAtcacaaaaattttgtcatTCAAGCGGATAGCTACGATATTAACCCCAAGGCACAACACATCAGTGTCTACAATGAGCGAgaggtaaataaaaataatgacaacaatgaagaaaatgaagaatacgAAACGCCGATCTTTGCCAACAGGGACGAAATGATCTATTatgacaaaaatggaattgaGCATGAAATTTTAACcgtcccattttttaaaaaatatttgcattatgttaaaaatattttctatcAAGAAAAGCAGAGAACTGATGGATGGAAACCATACCCAGAAGTGAGTGACGAAGCGTGTGAAGTTATCACCGAGTTGTATGCAGATTTGAGAGAAAAGGCAGCCAAATATTCACACAACAAAATTATCCAGGGGGTTACTCCCAGAACGTTGGAAGCAATCATTCGAATTGCTTCGTCACACGCTAAACTGAAACTGAACAGATATGTCACAAGTGTGGATGTCAATTATGCTAAGAAGCTTCTAATGTACACCCTCTTTGGGGAGGAAATTAACGACCTcgaggaggaggagcaagacgatgaggaagaagaggaagaggagatgGCAGATGAtgacgaggaggaagaaagtgaagttgacgacgatgatgatgatgaggaagTTATTAAACTTTTCAAGAAGGGCAACAAAtctgctaaaaaaaaagcaacaaagaagagaaagggaaaaaataatgaaaccgcaaataaaaagaaaaagagaaaaggtgCAACCAAAGATAACGATGGAGAAACATTTATGATAGACGATGCGCAGAAGACAGCTGAAAAGTCAGCACCCTTGGACATTAAAGAAATAGAACGCCTCATAGTGGAAAACGTCACTTTGAATGACCCCGGAGATGGTTTGCGGGATGAGGAGCTCCTGGACTTG aTCATCCTTGGGAACAAGCACAAAATGCCCCAACTGGCAAAACTGGACATCGGCACATTGCGCAAAATTATCAACTCCCTAAACGAAATGGACGGGGCGCCAATTTACTACGtgaagaaggacaaaattgtGTACAAGTGTTGA
- a CDS encoding Ubiquitin-conjugating enzyme E2, whose protein sequence is MSIPRRITKETQNLANEPPPGIVAAPVPENYRHFDILINGPDGTPYEGGTYKLELFLPEQYPMEPPKVRFLTKIYHPNIDKLGRICLDILKDKWSPALQIRTVLLSIQALLSSPEPDDPLDSKVADHFKQDKSDAENVAREWNKMYANHTSL, encoded by the exons ATGTCAATACCTAGAAGAATAACGAAAGAAACACAGAACTTAGCAAATGAACCAC CACCTGGTATAGTTGCAGCTCCCGTGCCAGAGAACTACAGACACTTTGATATTTTAATAAACGGACCCGATGGAACGCCATACGAAG GTGGAACTTACAAGTTAGAACTCTTTTTGCCCGAGCAATACCCGATGGAGCCCCCCAAAGTGCGGTTCTTGACAAAAATATACCACCCAAATATC GATAAATTGGGTCGAATATGTCTCGACATACTAAAAGATAAGTGGAGCCCGGCACTGCAAATACGAACAGTACTGCTGAGTATCCAGGCTCTGTTGTCGTCGCCCGAGCCCGATGATCCGTTAGACTCAAAGGTAGCTGATCATTTTAAACAGGACAAAAGTGACGCAGAAAATGTGGCAAGAGAGTGGAACAAAATGTACGCAAACCACACTTCTTTGTAA
- a CDS encoding Transmembrane protein — translation MVKGIKKSLYLLLVLLLSYTYVQAAYFYVKEGVDKCFVESAASNVIITSSYDNFGLKGKDASAHKWKLKCLIVIKNQQGKVLYSHETSEISKGKVSYMTKKNGLYYICISCPSSNWFKSTSIKWSLSIEVGGSDVDIENVAKKSELSETLSILLNLKKKFTSMKLQQIYQKQMATNLYEHNKSVHNKMFYCYILEIIILVAITVYSIVHLKNYFKAQKLM, via the exons ATGgtgaaaggaataaagaaaagtttATACCTGCTGTTGGTGCTACTGCTGAGCTATACGTACGTACAAGCAGCGTACTTTTacgtgaaggaaggggtcgaTAAATGCTTCGTAGAGAGCGCCGCAAGCAATGTCATCATAACGTCGTCCTATGACAATTTTGGATTAAAAGGCAAGGATGCTTCTGCACACAAATGGA AACTAAAATGCCTTATCGTTATAAAGAACCAGCAGGGAAAAGTCTTGTATTCCCATGAGACGTCTGAAATTAGTAAAG GCAAAGTATCCTACATGACGAAGAAGAATGGGCTGTATTATATTTGCATCTCTTGCCCGTCTTCCAACTGGTTTAAAAGCACGTCCATCAAATGGAGCCTATCCATAGAGGTTGGAGGGTCAGATGTGGATATCGAAAATGTTGCCAAAAAGTCCGAGCTGAGTGAGACATTATCTATTTTGCTGAAtctgaaaaagaaattcacCTCCATGAAGTTGCAGCAGATATATCAGAAGCAAATG GCGACGAACCTGTACGAACACAACAAATCGGTGCATAACAAGATGTTCTACTGTTATATACTCGAAATTATAATACTTGTGGCAATTACCGTTTATTCTATtgtgcatttaaaaaattacttcaAGGCCCAAAAATTGATGTAG